GGTCGATCTCGCTTCATGAAAGTGGGTAGCTTCATCCCATGGCTCCGCCGCGCGCCCCCTCGATGCCGCCGGCTTCACACACGGCCGGAGCGGTGCCCAGCCCCACGGCACCGGGCCGCGCGAGGACCGTGCTCGGCCGGTTCCTGCGCGTCGCGGTCTCGTTGGCCACCATCGTGCTCCTGGTGGTGGCCGCCCGCCATGTGCAGTGGGGAGTCACCTGGCGGGAGATCCGAACGGCGTCGCCGCAACTGCTCGTCGCGGCCCTCGTCGTGAACCTCGTCTCGCTGGCGCTCAAGGGCGTGCGGTGGTGGCTGTTCCTGCGACGCGTCGGCGCGCCATCGTTTGGGTTGGCGCTCAAAGCGACGTTCGCGGGAGCGGGGCTCAACAATGTGCTGGTGGCCAACGGAGGCGAGGCGGCGCAGGTCGTCTTCGTGGCGCGCGCGACGCACGTGAGCCACTCCAAGGTGCTCGCCACCCTCACGCTCGACCGGTTGACCGGATTCGTGGGGTACGTGTTGGTGGTGGTGCTGGGCCTCTGGGTGCTGCCGCTGCCCGGGGAGGTAGCGCGCTGGCGGCCCGAGGCCACGGCCACCCTCGCCGCCCTCGCCGCGTTGATGATCGTGCTGTATCGCATGGACATCGGCGAAGGGCTTGCCGCGACGGGCGGCCGGCGCTTCGAGAAGCTGCGCGGGCACGGCAGGACGTTCATGCACACCATCTCGCACCTGTCCACCGGGGCATCGATCGTACAAGCGCTGCTGTTGTCGGTGGGATCGTGGGTGCTGCAGATCGCGACGTTTCATCTGACGGCGGCGGCGGTGCACTTTCCCATCACCCTCACGGGGTCGGTGGCCGCGGTGATCGCGGTGAACCTGGGATTCGTGGTGCACCTGACGCCGGGGAACGTGGGCCTGTTCCAGGCGCTCTACGCCGCGGCGGCCGTCGCGTTCGGCTTCAATCAGAGCGCCGCGATCGCGGTGGCCATCCTCATCCAGGCGCAGCAGATCCTGCCGGTGACGGTGATCGGGATCGCGTTGGCGCCGGAATTCATCTTCAAGCGGCACCGACCGCTCGACGCCGCCCTATGACGGGATCGCACGCGCCGGCCGCGCCTTTCCCCTGACCGGAAGCGCCGCCGGACGGCCGATCAGGTACCCCTGCACCAGCTGCACGCCGAGTTGGGTCACCGTATCCAGCTCCTCCGGCGTTTCGATCCCCTCGACGATCATCGGGATCCGGGCGTCGGCGCAGAAGCCCACCATGGCCTTGAGGAGCTCCAACTTCACCCGGTTGTGCCGCGCCTCGCGCGTGAGCTCCATGTCGAGCTTGATGAAGTCGGGCTCGATCATCGACACGATGCGCAGCCCCGAATACGCGGACCCCACGTCGTCCATGGCGAACTTGAGGCCGCACTGCTTCACGATCTGCACGGCTTGTCGAAAGGTCTGGAAGTCGGCGATCGCGGCATGTTCAGTGATTTCGAAAACGATCTGCGACCTGCGACGCGCCGGGATGGACTCCATGAGCCTGGGATCGAAGATCGAACTCGGCTCCATGTTGATGAACAGAAGCTGATCGGACTCCAGCTTGCCGATCGAGCGCACGGCGTTCCCGCGACACACGGCATCGAGCTTGACGACCAGGTCGGCCTCATAGGCGATCCGGAAGAGCACGTCCGGCGAGGTGAATTCCCCCTTCGGCCCGCGGCTCAGCGCCTCGTACCCGAGCACGCGGTGGGAGCGGAGGTCGAGGATGGGCTGGAACTGCGTGATGAGGCGGCGGCCGGTGAGGATCGCCCGCAGCTTGCGCGCCCGCCGCCGCACGAGTTCGTGTTCCTCCGACGTCGCGTCGGCGAGCGCCTCGTCGATGGTGCGATAGATCAGCCGCTCCAGCCGGACCGCGGGATCCTTCTTCATCATCGCCGCGCCGATGAAGTAATTGAACCGGTAGACCAGGTCCGGATGCAGGGTCTTCGCGACGTGGGCGTCGAGCCGCTCGGCGATGCGCGCCTTGATCATCAGCAGATCGCTGAACTTGAACGTCCTCGCGGTCCGGGCCGGCGACAGCATCAGGATGAACACGTTTCCGTTGATCGTGAGCTCGGCGAGCGCATCGTCCTTTCGCAGCGATTCGTCCTTGATCTCCCTGAGCGCATGGGCCACCCCGCGGACGATGCCGTCGAAGAGCTCCCAGCCGTACACATCCTCGAGTTTCGAGAACCGGGCGATGTTGACCGTGAGAATGCCCACCGTCTTGCGGCTACGGAGCGCCTCCTCCACCTGCCGCACGAACAGCGGCAGCCCGGGGAGCGCGGTGACGGGGTCGAACAGCAGTTCGCCCGCGCTCATGCCACCGGAGTTGCGCAGCACGTGCTTGAGCAGTTGGCGCTGGAGCCCCTGTTCTCTGGCCACGCTCCCTCCTCCGGTCCGCCGACCCGCCGACCCGCCGACCCGCCGACCCGCCGAACACCCTATGCCGTTGCGGGCGAGTGAATATGCGTCTTTGCGCAAGGCGCTCACCAGGGCGTCGAGTTGCGCCCGCCCGGGCGATGTGCGACGTTTGGGGCCCAATCGAGTCAAATCGTCCGAACCGTGCTGACGGTGGCGATCGGTGTCACGACGAGCGCCAGGCTGTAGCCCGGCGGTGCCTTCACCCCCGACCTGGACGGCGACCTTGGCTCATGACGGAATGTCCCCGATCGACCAGCCGCCGGACTCGTGGCTGGTGCGGCTGTCGGAATCCAGGGGCAATTACTGGGCGACGTACGCGATGGACCTGTCGCTGATGCTGTTTTTCCTGGCGTGGGACGTGCTCCGCCTGCGTGTGGGCGGCATCGAGATCGCGGGGTTGTTCGTGGCCGGCGTATTCGCGTGGACGTTCTCGGAATACGTCTTTCACCGCTGGGTGTACCACGTCCCGGGCCTGGCGATCACGCGCCGGGGCCACGACCGGCATCACGAGAATCCCACGGCGTACATCGCCATGCCGTTCATCGTCACGCCGATCCTGTTCGTGCCCCTGCAGCAGTTCGTGGCCACGGGCCTCGGCGTACACGGCTTCTCGGCACTGCTCGCCGGATGGTTTGCGGGGTTCGTGGGCTACAGCTTCTTCCATCACAGCCTGCACCACTACAAGCTGCCGTTCGCCTGGTACCGGCATCTCCAGTCCCAGCATCGCATCCACCACGCCATTCCGGAAGTGAACTTCGGCGTGACCATGCGATACTGGGACCGGCTGTTCGGGACGGCGTTCTCGAAGCAGGCGTAGGGCGGGCCCCGCGCGTCGGTCGCGCAAGCGTGGGCGTAGCTCCCGCCGTCAGCCGTTCCCTGCCCCGTTTACCCGAGTTGTGTAGTTCTTTTCGATGTGCGAAGTTTGCTGCATCACGACCCGGTAGCTCAGCTGGTAGAGCAACGGACTTTTAATCCGTAGGTCGCGGGTTCGAGACCCGCCCGGGTCACTCGTCGTCTGGCGACCGTGGCCTCAGAGGGCCGGCGGCAGACGGCTCCAGTTGGCCACGAACGCAAAGCGATCGCCGCGCACCTCGCTGTGCCGATACTCCACCGGACGGTCGCCGGCAAACGCCACCCGCTCCACCACCAGGATGGCTTCGCCCCGCGGGAGCGCGAGCAACTTGCGCACGGGGGCGCCGGGCAGCGCGGCACGGATCCGCTCCGTCCCGCCGGTGACGCGCACGTTGGCCAGGCCGGCCAGCAGTTCATACAGCGAGCCGCGGCCAAGGTCCGCCCGCAACAGGGCATCGCCGGCATCGGCGACGATCCACGAATCGTCCAGGGCGAGCGGCTCGTCCCCCGCAAAGCGGATCCGCTGGATGTGCACCAGCCCGGTGCCTGGCGCGAGGCCCAGGCGTGACGCGGCCTCCCCGTTGCGCTCCAGCGCCTGGCGCTGGACCAGGGAATGCTCGGCCATCCCCTTCCCGCTGATCGATGCGGCAAGGCTGTAGAATGGCGCGATGGATTGTTCGAGTTCGGCGGCCACCGGCAGCCGGCTGCCGCGTCCGCGCTCCCGCTCCACCAGCCCATCGGCCTGCAGCCGCGCGATCGCGGCGCGCGCCGTGTGCCGGCTCACGCCGTAGCTGCGGACCAGTTCGGCATCGGTGGGAAAGCGATCCGCGAACTCGCCCGAGGCGATGCGGGCACGCAGCAGGGCTTCCAGCTGCGCCCACAACGGCATCGGACTCTCGCGGTTCAGCGCTTCCATGAGCCGTCCGATCAGTGAATGAACAGCAGCGACCCCAGGGTCATCACGAGCACGAGAAAGGTGACGCTGGTGTAGAGCACGTCGTGCTCTTCGAACGCGAACAGCACCATCGCCGTGAACACACGAAGGATGGGCGTGAGCACGAGCACGAAGATGCCGAGTTCGAGCCACGCGAATCCCTGGAGGGTCATGATCCCCTGGCGCAGCGCGGCGAAGTTGAGGTCGAAGGTCTTGGTCTCCATGATGTGCCGCGTCAGCCCGCCATGGACGAACGAGAGGACCAGGCCCACGAGCAGGATGACCACGCTCGCCACCACGCCGATCCGCAGCACCCAGCTCGAGACGTCCTCGATGGCAATGCGATCTTCGTGGCGGACCGGACCGGCCGCGCCGTGGGTCGTGTCGTCGACAGTCATCAGAGTACCCCCAGTCCGCGAACGAGCATCTGTCCCCCGATCAGTGCGAGCGCCACCGCGAACACCAGGCGGATGTGGTTGTTGGACATCCGCTCCATCAGCTTGGTCCCGGCGAACGCTCCCACGAGGACCCCGGTGGCCACCGGCGCGACGACGAAGGGAAGCACCAGCCCGCGGTTGAGATAGACGCCGGACGCCGCCGCCGCGGTCACGCCGATCATGAAGTTGCTGGTGGCGGTGGACACCTTGGACGGCACTTTCATCGCGATCTCGTGCGCCAGCACCTTCACCACGCCGGCGCCGATGCCGAGGAGCCCGGAGACGATGCCGGCCACGAACATGTAGCCCGAGGCCAGCGGGATGCCCGTGACGTGGTAGGTGACCTCGCGATTGAGGCGCTTGTCGAAGTACGAGCCGTCGAGGCGGAGCCGGCGGGCCATGGCATCATCCACGACGCCCTCGGGCAGTTCCTCGCCGAACTTGCGAAAGATCGGGATGAGCGAGGTCAGGAGAGTGATGCCGAACAGGATGGAGAGCCAGTTCACCGGGATGTAGGGGGCGAGGAGCGCGGCGCCGATGATCGCCCCCAGTGCGGTGAACACCTCCAGGAACATGGCAATGCGGATGTTGGTGATGCGGTCCCTGACGTACACGGCGCCGGCGCCGCTCGAGGTGGCGATCACCGAAACGATGCTGGCGCCGATGGCATACCGGATGTCCATCCCCAGGAACACGGTGAGCACCGGGACGATGATCACGCCGCCGCCGATGCCGGCGATGGACCCGAGAACCCCGCCGGCGATGGAGGCCCCGAACACTTCCACGAGAAAGGTGAACGCAGACATCTCGCCAGTCATGATCGGCACAGCCTCCGGTACCGCGGGCAGCGGGTGTCACGAGCATCCGGCAGGAGCGGAGGTGCGCAGGGGGAGCAATTGTCATATTGTCCGTACATACGGACAATAGTAGGGCGTCTCCCCGCCGCACGCAAGCCGGCTCGCAATGGCCGGCCGGGGAGCACGTGCTTGACACCGCAGGGACTGTATACAATTGTTGTATCAGAGTCCGCGAATGGATTCCACCGGCATCCCCGGGAGCCCCCATGCTGCGACCGATGCGCCCGCGATTCCCACCCCTTGCCGCCTGGCTCGCGGCGGCCGGCGCACTGGTCATCGCCTCCCGCCCGGCCCGCGCCCAGGCGGACACCGCCCGCGCAGCCGCACGGCCCGACACCAGCGCCACCCGGCCTGTGCACTTCCGCGTACTCGGCGTGTTCGACGAGGAGACCGGCGAACCGATCGAGGGCGCCGACGTCTCGGACATGCTCACCCACCTCACCACGCGCACCACGAAGACCGGAACGGCCGCGGTCTTCTTTGCCGACACCGGCGGCACGGTGGTCACGATCAAGAAGCTGGGATACCAGCCCGCGCTCCTGGCCGTCCCGATGTCGTTGGCCGACTCGACGCCGGTCACCACGACGCTGCTCCGCATGGGACACCTGCTGCCCACGATCGTCGTCGTGGGCGGCCATGCCGTCTGGCTCGGGAAGAGCGACACCAGCACGACGCTCCGGCGCGACGGCTTCTACGAACGACGTCTCACCAGCGCCGCGCCCTCCACGGCATTCATCACCGGCGACAAGATCCAGGGGCTGATGCTGGTGTCCGACGCCCACTACTTCGGGCGCGGCATCTGTGAGGGCAACGTCTACATCGACGGCGTGCACGTGCTCCTGCCGCGGCGCACGGGACACGTCCTGAACGAGGGGATCGACGCCCTGGTCAGTCCGTTCGACGTCGCCGGCATCGAGACGTACACGACCACGGACCTGCCGGCCGGCGCGCCCCATACCGACCCGGGCGCGGGAGCGCTGGACATCGGCGCCAGCATGGCGGCAGCTGCCATGGCAAACGCCTCGGGAACCATCGCGTCATCGGGCTGCGTGACCTTCATCTGGCTCACGCGCTGAGCCGACAGGCGGGTCAGTGCACCCCGCCCATCAGCCCCTTCACGGGCTTGATCATCAGCGCCGCGACGACCGACGCGCCCAGACACACGCCCGCGATCACGCCGAACAACTCGGGGAGCGGCGCGGACGAGATGAACCCCGCCGCGTACCCCGCCGCCTTGTTCCCCACCGCGTCGGCCAGGAACCACACGCCGAGCATCAGGCCCACGATCTTCACCGGCGCGAGCTTGGTGAACACCGAGAGTCCCACCGGCGACAACGACAACTCGCCCAACTCCTGGATGAAATAGCAGCCGATGAGCCAGAACGGGGCCACGCGAATACTCGGCGAGGCCTGCAGCGCGTACGCCGGGATGAGCAGCAGCACGAACGACATCCCGATGAAGAACAGGCCGGCCGCGAATTTGGCGGGCGTGGACGGCTCGTGCTTCCCGAGCCGCATCCAGAGCCACGCGAACGCCGGCGCGAGCAGGATCACGAAAATCGCCTGGACCGATACGAACCAGCTGGACGGGAAGCTGTAGCCCAGGATCACCGTGCGGGTGTAGCGGTCGCCGAACAGGTTCAGGGTGGAGCCCGCCTGCTCGTAGGCGCCCCAGAACACGGCCGCGAACGCGAAGAACACCGCCATCGCGGCCAGCCGCTTCCACTCCACCTTGGTGAATCCCCAGAACACCGGCTCCGCCGACGCGGCCTGCGCGCCGCCTGCCGCCCGCAGGCGTTTGGCCGCCGCGGCCGCCTGGGCCGCCTCACGCCGCTGTCGCTCGAGCCGGTCGATGGCCGGCTGCAGATGCCGCCGGCCGCGCACGTACTGAATGAGGCCCAACGTCATCCCCACGCCGGCGCAGGCGAACCCGAGATGCCAATCCACCTCCTGGGCCAGGTAGCCGGCGATGAACGGACCGATGGCGGCCCCGAGGTTGATGCCCATGTAGAAGATCGAGAAGCCGGCGTCGCGACGCGCGTCGTTGGTCTCGTACAGCGACCCGACGATGCCGCTCACGTTGGGCTTGAGGAGCCCCGTGCCGATGACGATCAGCGCCAGCCCGCCATAGAAGAACGGCAGCGGGTGGAACGCCAGCGTGAAGTGCCCGAGCGCGATGATGATGCCGCCGATGAGCACGCTCTTGTACTGCCCCAGCCACCGGTCGGCGATGATGCCGCCGAAGATCGTGGCCGCCCAGACGCTCCCCGTGTACGTGCCGTACACCGAGCCGGCGTGACGGTCGTCGAAGCCGAGCACGTGCACCATGTAGAGAATGAGGAACGCGCGCATGCCGTAGTAGCTGAAGCGCTCCCACATCTCCGTGAAGAACAGGGTCGAGAGGCCGCGTGGATGGCCGAAGAACCCGTGCGGCATGGTGCCCGGCTGCGGGTTGTCGGTCAGCACGCCGGCCAGGGGGCCGGGCTGGGGTCCGTCGGACATTCCGGAAGGTGGCGTCATCGTCGCTCCGAGGTTGCATGATGCTCGCAGCGCGACGCGCCCGCGTCAACCCGCCACTGCAAGTGACCGCGGCGGCGGCGCTGCCGCGCGGGAAACGAACGTGGGGGGCGACCATCGTCGCCCCCCACGTTCCCAGCATCCCATCGTGCCGCTCACCACGCGGCCCGTCCCGAGGGATCAGGCGTTGCGGTCGATGCACCCCGTGAAGTTGGGATTGCTCTTGTCGACGTCCGGTACGGGGAAGTTCACGTCCGTGCCGTAGGTGCCGTTCTTGAAGAAGACGCCGGTGGGGAACACGTTGTCCTGCGTCAGGTGGTACTGCCTGATGAGCCGGCGCTGATCGCCCATCCTGATCCCGCGGCCGAACTGCCAGAAGGCCTTCTCGCGGAAGAACAGGGCCCGCGCGTCGGTGGCGTTCCCCGGCGTGGCGAGTGCGGTCATGACCGGCACCTTGTACACGCCGAGCGTCTGCGTGCTGGCCCGCAGCGCATTCAGGATCACCATCATCCCCGGGATGTCTCCCGCCTGCAGCTTGGCCTCGGCTTCCACCAGCCGCGCGTCGATGCCCGACACGATCACGTTCGGGTCGTCCCGGCCCCACAGCGCCTGACCGACGTACGCCGTGGCGCCGTCGAACGACTTGGTGGCGAAGTTGTTCGTGGCTCCGGTCACGGGCACGCGAGGATCGCCGGCCGACGCGAACGGCAGCGCATTCTTGATGATGTTCGTGGCGCCGTTCACGATGTCGAAGCTGTCACCCACCGTATACCGGCGCACGTTGGTGGTCATGATCCAGATGTCGTTGTCCTGACTGGTCTGGGCGTACGTCATCGTGAATTGGTAGTTGGTGGGAACGCCGGCCACCGCGGCCGCGGCCTGCGTGAACTGGCCCAGATCCACCAGATTGCGCGCCTTGGCGATGGCCGCCGCGTTGTGGATCTGCACGCTGAACGCGTCGGTGCCGGTGGTCAGCGCCAGCGCCGAATCGAAGTGCGTGCCGGCCACGGTGAACACGGCCTGGTTGGTGAGGGGCTGCGTGTAGTTGGGCGAGCCGTTCACCGTGTAACCGAGCGCGATGCCGTTGCAGAAGAACTCGCCCAGTTGCATCTCGGTGTAGCCGAGCAGGAAGTACATCTGCCCG
This genomic interval from Gemmatimonadaceae bacterium contains the following:
- a CDS encoding lysylphosphatidylglycerol synthase transmembrane domain-containing protein, encoding MAPPRAPSMPPASHTAGAVPSPTAPGRARTVLGRFLRVAVSLATIVLLVVAARHVQWGVTWREIRTASPQLLVAALVVNLVSLALKGVRWWLFLRRVGAPSFGLALKATFAGAGLNNVLVANGGEAAQVVFVARATHVSHSKVLATLTLDRLTGFVGYVLVVVLGLWVLPLPGEVARWRPEATATLAALAALMIVLYRMDIGEGLAATGGRRFEKLRGHGRTFMHTISHLSTGASIVQALLLSVGSWVLQIATFHLTAAAVHFPITLTGSVAAVIAVNLGFVVHLTPGNVGLFQALYAAAAVAFGFNQSAAIAVAILIQAQQILPVTVIGIALAPEFIFKRHRPLDAAL
- a CDS encoding EAL domain-containing protein — translated: MAREQGLQRQLLKHVLRNSGGMSAGELLFDPVTALPGLPLFVRQVEEALRSRKTVGILTVNIARFSKLEDVYGWELFDGIVRGVAHALREIKDESLRKDDALAELTINGNVFILMLSPARTARTFKFSDLLMIKARIAERLDAHVAKTLHPDLVYRFNYFIGAAMMKKDPAVRLERLIYRTIDEALADATSEEHELVRRRARKLRAILTGRRLITQFQPILDLRSHRVLGYEALSRGPKGEFTSPDVLFRIAYEADLVVKLDAVCRGNAVRSIGKLESDQLLFINMEPSSIFDPRLMESIPARRRSQIVFEITEHAAIADFQTFRQAVQIVKQCGLKFAMDDVGSAYSGLRIVSMIEPDFIKLDMELTREARHNRVKLELLKAMVGFCADARIPMIVEGIETPEELDTVTQLGVQLVQGYLIGRPAALPVRGKARPARAIPS
- a CDS encoding sterol desaturase family protein; its protein translation is MSPIDQPPDSWLVRLSESRGNYWATYAMDLSLMLFFLAWDVLRLRVGGIEIAGLFVAGVFAWTFSEYVFHRWVYHVPGLAITRRGHDRHHENPTAYIAMPFIVTPILFVPLQQFVATGLGVHGFSALLAGWFAGFVGYSFFHHSLHHYKLPFAWYRHLQSQHRIHHAIPEVNFGVTMRYWDRLFGTAFSKQA
- a CDS encoding GntR family transcriptional regulator translates to MEALNRESPMPLWAQLEALLRARIASGEFADRFPTDAELVRSYGVSRHTARAAIARLQADGLVERERGRGSRLPVAAELEQSIAPFYSLAASISGKGMAEHSLVQRQALERNGEAASRLGLAPGTGLVHIQRIRFAGDEPLALDDSWIVADAGDALLRADLGRGSLYELLAGLANVRVTGGTERIRAALPGAPVRKLLALPRGEAILVVERVAFAGDRPVEYRHSEVRGDRFAFVANWSRLPPAL
- a CDS encoding DUF1634 domain-containing protein, producing the protein MTVDDTTHGAAGPVRHEDRIAIEDVSSWVLRIGVVASVVILLVGLVLSFVHGGLTRHIMETKTFDLNFAALRQGIMTLQGFAWLELGIFVLVLTPILRVFTAMVLFAFEEHDVLYTSVTFLVLVMTLGSLLFIH
- a CDS encoding sulfite exporter TauE/SafE family protein — translated: MTGEMSAFTFLVEVFGASIAGGVLGSIAGIGGGVIIVPVLTVFLGMDIRYAIGASIVSVIATSSGAGAVYVRDRITNIRIAMFLEVFTALGAIIGAALLAPYIPVNWLSILFGITLLTSLIPIFRKFGEELPEGVVDDAMARRLRLDGSYFDKRLNREVTYHVTGIPLASGYMFVAGIVSGLLGIGAGVVKVLAHEIAMKVPSKVSTATSNFMIGVTAAAASGVYLNRGLVLPFVVAPVATGVLVGAFAGTKLMERMSNNHIRLVFAVALALIGGQMLVRGLGVL
- a CDS encoding peptide MFS transporter, whose product is MTPPSGMSDGPQPGPLAGVLTDNPQPGTMPHGFFGHPRGLSTLFFTEMWERFSYYGMRAFLILYMVHVLGFDDRHAGSVYGTYTGSVWAATIFGGIIADRWLGQYKSVLIGGIIIALGHFTLAFHPLPFFYGGLALIVIGTGLLKPNVSGIVGSLYETNDARRDAGFSIFYMGINLGAAIGPFIAGYLAQEVDWHLGFACAGVGMTLGLIQYVRGRRHLQPAIDRLERQRREAAQAAAAAKRLRAAGGAQAASAEPVFWGFTKVEWKRLAAMAVFFAFAAVFWGAYEQAGSTLNLFGDRYTRTVILGYSFPSSWFVSVQAIFVILLAPAFAWLWMRLGKHEPSTPAKFAAGLFFIGMSFVLLLIPAYALQASPSIRVAPFWLIGCYFIQELGELSLSPVGLSVFTKLAPVKIVGLMLGVWFLADAVGNKAAGYAAGFISSAPLPELFGVIAGVCLGASVVAALMIKPVKGLMGGVH